The following coding sequences lie in one Nitratireductor mangrovi genomic window:
- a CDS encoding cysteine hydrolase family protein, with the protein MAAKALVLVDIQNDYFADGRWPVDRMEEAAANAARLLAHARQAGDLVVHVRHEMPSDSAPFFRPGSFGAEIHASVAPAADEKVIAKRRPNSFQGTRLREELEAAGITDVVVCGAMTQMCIDATARAAADFGFAVTVIEDACGAKEQSFAGQTVSAPLVHAAIMAPLAMSYGRVMTTDEHLAATS; encoded by the coding sequence ATGGCAGCCAAGGCTCTGGTTCTGGTGGACATTCAGAACGACTATTTCGCGGATGGCCGCTGGCCCGTCGACCGGATGGAAGAAGCCGCGGCCAATGCCGCCCGCCTCCTGGCGCATGCGCGGCAGGCCGGGGATCTGGTCGTCCATGTCCGGCACGAGATGCCGTCCGACAGCGCGCCGTTCTTCCGTCCCGGCAGCTTCGGTGCCGAGATTCATGCCTCGGTGGCGCCTGCCGCCGACGAGAAGGTGATCGCCAAGCGTCGCCCGAACAGCTTCCAGGGAACCCGGCTGCGCGAGGAACTCGAGGCCGCCGGCATCACCGACGTCGTGGTTTGCGGAGCGATGACCCAGATGTGCATCGACGCCACGGCGCGCGCCGCCGCCGATTTCGGCTTTGCCGTGACGGTTATCGAGGACGCCTGTGGCGCGAAGGAGCAAAGCTTTGCCGGGCAGACCGTGTCGGCGCCGCTCGTTCACGCCGCCATCATGGCGCCTTTGGCTATGAGTTATGGCCGGGTCATGACGACCGACGAGCATCTCGCCGCGACGTCCTAG
- a CDS encoding SH3 domain-containing protein, translated as MSRLVSLRLAFSAVFLASSLLATNIMYAAPDGGGAQSVARGPSGLPLPRFVSLKASRVNLRIGPGRTYAVDWLYLRDGLPMEIIQEYDNWRRVRDSEGVEGWINGSLLSGRRTGIAAPWQRGKAAEIALRTEPYEDARAVALIEPGALGEINLCNGDWCRMTFSGHRGWISQQQVWGVYPGETIED; from the coding sequence GTGTCGCGTTTGGTGTCGCTTCGCCTGGCCTTCAGTGCCGTCTTCCTCGCCAGCTCGCTCCTTGCCACCAACATCATGTACGCCGCGCCAGACGGCGGCGGCGCCCAGTCGGTGGCGCGCGGCCCGAGCGGCCTGCCGCTGCCACGTTTCGTCAGCCTCAAGGCGAGCCGCGTCAATTTGCGCATCGGCCCAGGACGCACCTACGCGGTCGACTGGCTCTATCTGCGCGACGGGCTGCCGATGGAGATCATCCAGGAATATGACAACTGGCGCCGGGTGCGCGATTCGGAAGGCGTGGAGGGCTGGATCAACGGCTCGCTCTTGTCGGGCCGCCGCACCGGGATCGCCGCCCCGTGGCAGCGTGGCAAGGCGGCTGAGATCGCGCTGCGTACCGAGCCCTACGAGGATGCGCGCGCCGTGGCGCTGATCGAGCCCGGCGCGCTGGGCGAGATCAACCTTTGCAATGGCGACTGGTGCCGGATGACGTTCAGCGGCCACCGCGGCTGGATCAGCCAGCAGCAGGTATGGGGCGTCTATCCCGGCGAAACGATCGAGGACTGA
- a CDS encoding 2-hydroxyacid dehydrogenase, with translation MAGRKKPLVVITRKLPDPVETRMRELFDARLNVEDRPMTQPELVAAVREADVLVPTITDRIDAALIAQAGDNLKLIANFGNGVDHIDVEAAARRQVTVTNTPNVLTEDTADMTMGLILTVPRRLVEGAGVLKGDGKWEGWSPTWMLGHRIWGKRLGIVGMGRIGTAVARRAKAFGLSIHYHNRHRVAPAIEDELEATYWESLDQMLARMDIISVNCPSTPATFHLLSARRLALMQPASYIVNTARGEIIDEAALIEMIREGRLAGAGLDVFEHEPAVNPKLVKLAEKGKVVLLPHMGSATIEGRIDMGDKVIINIRTLFDGHRPPDRVLPARA, from the coding sequence ATGGCGGGCAGGAAGAAACCTCTCGTGGTGATCACGCGCAAGCTGCCGGACCCGGTGGAGACGCGCATGCGGGAACTCTTCGACGCGCGGCTGAACGTCGAGGACCGGCCGATGACGCAGCCCGAACTGGTGGCCGCCGTCCGCGAGGCCGACGTGCTCGTGCCCACCATCACAGACCGCATCGACGCGGCGCTGATTGCGCAGGCCGGCGACAATCTCAAGCTGATCGCCAATTTCGGCAATGGCGTCGACCACATCGATGTCGAAGCGGCGGCGCGGCGCCAGGTCACGGTCACCAACACGCCGAATGTCCTGACCGAAGACACCGCCGACATGACCATGGGGCTGATCCTCACCGTGCCGCGGCGGCTGGTCGAAGGGGCCGGCGTGCTCAAGGGCGACGGCAAATGGGAAGGCTGGTCGCCGACCTGGATGCTCGGCCACCGCATCTGGGGCAAGCGTCTCGGCATTGTCGGCATGGGCCGCATCGGCACCGCGGTGGCGCGCCGCGCCAAGGCCTTCGGCCTGTCGATCCACTATCACAACCGCCACCGCGTGGCGCCCGCCATCGAGGACGAGCTTGAGGCGACCTATTGGGAAAGTCTCGACCAGATGCTGGCCCGCATGGACATCATCTCGGTCAACTGCCCGTCGACGCCAGCGACCTTCCACCTGCTTTCGGCGCGCCGGCTGGCGCTGATGCAGCCCGCCTCCTACATCGTCAACACCGCTCGCGGCGAGATCATCGACGAGGCCGCCCTGATCGAGATGATCCGCGAAGGCCGGCTCGCCGGCGCCGGGCTCGACGTTTTCGAACACGAGCCGGCGGTGAATCCCAAGCTGGTGAAGCTTGCCGAAAAGGGCAAGGTGGTGTTGCTGCCGCATATGGGTTCGGCCACCATCGAAGGCCGCATCGACATGGGCGACAAGGTGATCATCAACATCCGCACCCTGTTCGACGGCCATCGGCCGCCCGACCGCGTGTTGCCGGCGCGGGCCTGA
- a CDS encoding aconitase X swivel domain-containing protein, with protein sequence MSGTLEGEILVGGRAGDGPALVLDAPISFWGGVDPKTGRIVDVRHPQHGASVAGTVLFLPGTIGSSSASSVLLELVRGGHAPSAMVLHEPDAILLLGLVVAKEMGWATPVAVRLVRDNHEHFRGRQITVSQDGTVAIVA encoded by the coding sequence GTGAGCGGCACGCTCGAGGGAGAGATCCTCGTCGGCGGCCGCGCCGGCGACGGGCCGGCACTGGTTCTCGACGCGCCGATCAGCTTCTGGGGCGGGGTCGACCCGAAAACGGGCCGCATCGTCGACGTCCGCCACCCGCAACACGGCGCCTCGGTGGCGGGAACCGTGCTGTTCCTGCCCGGCACGATCGGCTCGTCGTCGGCGTCTTCGGTACTGCTGGAACTCGTCCGGGGCGGCCACGCGCCATCGGCGATGGTGCTGCACGAGCCCGACGCGATCCTGCTACTCGGGCTGGTGGTGGCGAAGGAGATGGGATGGGCGACACCGGTGGCGGTGCGCCTCGTGCGGGACAACCACGAACATTTTCGCGGCCGCCAGATCACGGTCTCGCAGGACGGTACGGTCGCTATCGTTGCGTGA